GGAAAGTAGCTCTCTGAAAGAGATGAATCCGGATCCTCTCCGCATCAACTTTGTGAGAATTCCGATAATTCGTAAATCGTTAccgtttattgtatatcgtgcgatcatatattattttaattttttatttaaaattaaatataaataatatttgataaaaacggaccgcacgatgtacgataaacggacacgACTCATAAATCTCCTCGATCATCGCAATGAGAATTCGGATAAAATCTTATTGGAAAAGTCAACTTGTGGTCATTTTTGGTTTTCCCTTTTATAAATATCTTACATATTTTCAGTAATTACACCGTAAGGGAATTATCTTAGCACTTCAATGGAAAATACGTTTTTAGTGCAGAAAACACGCTCTACTATAAGAGTAAATTATAACTATGATCCTTTAATTTTAACTTAATTTgagcaatggtccatcaactaaaaattcattatcattggtctctcaactcatcaaaacgtgtagctatggtccctcgactaaaaatccattaccattggtccctcaactttaattcaactggataaatggtctcttaactttaacataattgtagcaatgctccttccaacataactcattttaacaaattttttgaTGTAGTTTACggaaatgaccataattacacactttgatgagttgaaagaccctaattaaataaattgttatttcaacataacttattttgactaaattttgatgaaattgatgaaaatgactatagctacatattttgataagttgagagaccaatggtaatggatttctAGTTGAgtgaccattactccaatttgattaaagttgagggactattactacaatttactcttactATAATTGCATAAAAAAATGTCGGTGTATTTTCGTGCGAATTCAATTCTTGTTTATGCTTTAATATAGCTGCAAAAAATAATTATGTTTGTGCATTTTTTATGCATATTCAACTTTCATTGATTCTCTTCTCTAATAACTAATTATCAAACTCACAAAAGTTTTTGCTTTGTTAGAAAATATATACGGTGTGTTGTCCGTTACGTGGTTCGTTATTGGTTTTTCTGAGAAATAAGACAATTGATTGACCAAAATTATGTGGATTAATTAGAGACTAACAACTCCATGCAACTATGGGCATGGAATCATGTTTTCGAACTCAGAGTGAGTGACATATCTAAGTAAAGACATTTTCTCCAAGTGAAACACAAATTTCTAATTTATATACCATTTCTTCTAAATCTAAATGACAAACAACAAATGATATGAAAGTTGAAGAAATGATATGTTTATTGGGGTTTCCTACCAAGCATGACCAATCTGAGTAACAGATATCCACATGACTTTGTTTCTCCATTTCACATGATATAGGGTTACattttattagtattttttttaaattgactaTTTTTTTGCATATAAATTTACACTTAAACCATCTTCAatggttgggctaaaagccaaatattttagcccggaaaatttagcttttagcccagaaacagcttTTATACTTCAACCGTTCTGGTCTAAAATtttatgtacatgacaaataaaatattaagAACAAAACTCACAATTTTTGTGGCGCTCATTCCACTAGCCATGCCAACCACGGCTATCtctaagcttcatttccataaagtgcatgctttgttgatagtcttccaccgatcataaacaccaccaccaTCCCGCCCACTGCCATTGCAgttttcttgaaactttgcaatgattttatcccacaaaaccttcttgttttgatttgtgccaACTGTACCATCTTCGCTAACAGAAACTCATGCTAAGTATAAAGCAACATTTTCCTCACAGGTACAATTATGACCTCTAATATGCTATCTTgccatgttgaacaatttggaaatggtaaaaagataaattggaagaattgtaagagaaaattgagttttgtgtggatgtttgaacaaatacataggtatttatagagttttggggtgaattttgtgttaaataattttttttaattattttagccattggatttaaatttgggccgttatatatatatttttaccgttagatttgattatattcgatcttagccgttagatttaatgtattttaaaataacatattataaaaaaatgaaatttgcatctggaccgttggatcaaccaacggtccTTAAATCACAACCCTTGGATGTAATTATAGTTGTTGGGAGCCCAAGTGGGTGGCCGACACACGGCCTAACAGAGGGGCCCACCATGTCGAGAAACCCTTGTAGGCGCACTCGTGGGGCACGTTGGAGCATGGATGGGCCGAGACTGGCCTAATTGCTAGCAAGTCCACTCGCAtaagggggggggggaatttgggggaaaatttggcatttagcccacCATTGGAATTGTTCTTATGGatgattatttttatttgtttacaaaTAATAGCGTTGATAATTATCCTAAAAAGCAGTTATTTGGCTTCCGAAAAAATTTGATACATATTTTGCTAGTttagaaaataaacaattgatgAGTGTATAATGACATACTATTtgtaaataataattgtttttcAGTGTTACCTATCATTGAATAAAGACGGATTCGATTTGGGCCGTGAAAGCCGGGTCTTCTTTCCGAtacgaagaagatgaagatttagcgggaaaataaaaaagttaaacAAGATTGGCGGGAAGAATACTCGCCTTCCTAAAGTTCTCATATAAAAGCATCAGTTCATCTCATACCGCCGCTTCCACTTCCTCTCTTTCATTTCCCAGATCGTTTTCTCTCTCCAAGGGTTTCAAAGATGTTCTCAGGCTCCCAATTCGATGCCACGAACGCCTTCTCCGGCGGCGGTTTCATGGCTTCTCAGTCCACTCAATTCGGCGATTCCACTCCCTCTCCGGCCAAGGTAACGTTTCCCTTCAATAactgtgaaaaaatgaaaaaataagagtatatatttaattaattatgtgttTGAAGGTTATTTTGCTTGAGTTTTGTTAAAATCCGATTTAGGGTTTCGGCGAAGTCGGTGTTTGCTCACTTTCATCTCAATTATCGCctttgatttttgttgtttgattGATTTTGGAAGTATTTTTGTTGTAATTGTTGTTTCAGAGACGCGAAACTCACGGATTGGTTCCGGTGACGGTGAAGCAGATTAGCGAAGCCCATCAGTCCGGTGACGAAAAATCGAACTTTGTGATCAGCGGGGCAGATGTTGCTAATGTATGTATGCACCGTTTTTAGTTTCATCAggattttattgtttgtttctcATAACAATCAATTTAATGGAAAAagagagatttttggaatgtttCAGTTAATATGATATTTGGTTGGTTTAGGTATCGGTGGTTGGGATGGTTTTTGACAAAGCCGAAAGGAACACTGATGTTGATTTCACTGTGGATGACGGAACAGGGCGAATCAAGTGCAGAAGATGGTAATTTTTTGCGTTGCCCTGTTTGATTGAGTTTATATTATCACATTGTTAACTGTTTTGAAGAGATTATTGCGTTTTGGTGTTCAACGCAATGCACAATCTAGCAACTTAAGCTAAAAATGGATATATACCTGAAATGTTTTAAGTTTTGGATCACTCTGTTTCTTAACAGGGTGAATGAGAATTTTGACTCCAGAGAAATGCAGGAAATAGAGTAAGTTTCTCTCCCTATCATCAGTGAGTTCTTCATTGAAATTTTGACACCTTATATAGATATCTGGATTGTTGAGTGACCAAAACATTGTGACGTTCTTATAATATAAGTCTTGATTTATTTTGCAACAGAGATGGAATATATGTTCGTGTTAATGGACACTTGAAAGTCTTTCAAGGTGTTCGACTGATAGTTGCCTTCTCTGTGAGGTATGGTTATAGaaaactttcttttttgtataaCTCTGAGTGCCTGTAGATCTCGTTGCGCCAATGCATCATATGGCTAATTTGGATTTTCAATTGTAGTAGTATGATAACAGGAGGACTTGTCACATATTAGTATTTGTACATTGTATACACACAGGTGCACTGTGCATGTGAACACATACCAACATTGCATCTTATAAGTTTGAAGCAAGATAATGATGGATTTGTAATAGTGGAGATGTCTTGTAACTACAGAGATTTTGATCTGGCTCTAAAATTTCTTAACTTTTTGGGAGATTCCCCTTGTCCTCTAAGTTATGTTGAAGTCTTTGGCCGTGTTTGTAAGTGAGGTTCACTAATCtaaaggaagaaatggatgaCAACCTTCATATTTTTATCTAAGTTGAAGGTTACTCATGAAGAAAAGATATCCCTACTTATTCCCACAAAAATGGTATAGGATTAAAGGGGAGAACTTTTCTTCATGAGTAACTTGAACAAAATATGGAAGTTGtcatccatttcttccttcAAAATGCCTTCAATGTAGTGAATAGTCCTATCCACGTCAATTTTAACACACGAGGCCTTTGTGCGTAATCAAAGATGCTAAATTTTGGACAACTGTTCTAAGAAAATGTATTGAATTTAATTTTGGATAACTGAGTAAAAgtttttgtcaaatatttttTCATTCATCAgttttggttgtaatttttCTGTAAGGCAAGCATTCTGTTATTGTTGATTTACTGCATGATTGATGCAGACTAGTAGTACTCTTTTTGGATGCTTTTGTTTAtcatattttttatgaatgtatgaTTGTTTTGTATGATGCTTTGTTCATACTGCCTAATGACCACTCATACTAAAATCAATAGTACATGCCTTGAATTTGTTCCAGGCCTGTGAAAAACTTCGATGAAGTTGCTTTCCACTTCATTGAGTGCATACATACCCACCTACTGACATCCAAGTTACAGGTATCATTACTATTTTGAATTGATGGAAGAATTACTTTGTTTTGTGCATTCATTAGCTTGAAGAGGAATTTGGATAGACTGTACCTCATTATTTGTTAATTTACTTATGGTGTATTTACATTCGTTAAAGCTGCAAGGGAATGCTGCCACTCAAGCTCAGCCTATGGACTCATCTCTGAACACTCCTGTGCGGAGTGGGTCAACTGGATATCAGACAGCCCCGTCAAACCAAGTATGTTCTCTGATTATGAACAATTACATCTCAAACTGTCTTTACTTGTTTAGCAAGCAATTAATGTTCAATTTTGTAGTTCTCCGGGCAAGTTAGCGTTGATGGACTAAAGAGCTGTGATCAGTTGGTTCTTGATTATCTGCAGCAGCCTTCAAGCATGTGAGTCACAATTTCACTGGGAACTTTTTTactcattttggttttcttagtGTCACGCCTTTTCATGTAAGATGCATTGGCTGCGGGTGCTTAATTTCAACTTTTTACTGTGTTCAATTTTGggacttaaattatttttattgcaGTGGAAAAGAAAAGGGGATACACAGAGATGAACTTTCCCAGCACCTGAAAGTTCCTGTGGGAAAGATCTTGtacaccctctctctctctctctctctctctctctctctctctctctctctctctccctccctcctgGATTAACTTTTATCTTTTTGTTCTTACGCTGAATTTCACTTCGCTATTCCAGGGAAGCTATCAGATCTCTTGAGGAGGAAGGCTTAATATATTCCACGATCGATGAGTTTCACTACAAGTCAGCAGCATATGGTTAATATTCGTCATGAATTTAACTGTCTGTAGGATTGCAAGTACTTCTATATGAGTGCTATAATGCATACTTGTCTTTCCATATCTAATATATATCCCTGGATCTTCTGGTGGGTTCAGTATTAAAGTTCAATTAACCGCCCTTGCTATTTTGGTTGATCATAAAATGTTATTTGTGAGATAACAAGTTCAGTCGTTCACTGATTTCAATAGCTGTCCTGATAACAATTTCAGTAGTTTACTATAGTCATCAAGGTCTTGAAATCAAACAGGACGTGGACTCTATAGCTATACTTTCTTTCCCACTGTTGACTCTCTCTCTTCAAAGCGTGGATGAACCTGTTGCAAGAAATATTGGGCTTGTCCCAAAATCCTACTACCTCAGGAAGCAGAGGATTGTCTAATTAAAATCAGTCTTTcctacaatatttttttaacagTCAGTCTGAATTAATCAAGCTACAATTTTCTGTTAATTACAATCAGTTAATCCGTGATTCATTTGATTTATTAAATCCAATCGGAGAGTAAGAAATATAACATTTAATTTCTAGTAGTCTAACACTGCATGCGGTTTTGTGATAAAAAATAAGGTAATCTTCAACTGATCTGGTCAGAGGGTATAAGGTGAAAAATAGTTCGAAATGATACAAAAACTGTCTCTAACTGAGGGTTAGACCAAAGAATTTGTGAGCCCTATTGGACCATATTTCATCCACCAGGCCAGCGGGTTGGTCGAAAagagccagccagccagcccgtCTTTAGCAGCCCAAAACAGGAGGGAATATGTGCGCCCAGCTCATTGAGACCGAAATTGCATAGATTCCAAAGACAATAGTCCCAGCTGAGAACGAAACATGGCTTAAAATCCATTAATGTGGACCACTCCTTGCAGGGCACGTGTCGTCCTTCCTCAGAAACAATGATGCCTCTCTTAAGAAATTAGATATGTTGTAATTGATTTCTTATTATTCACAGAAACAAGATTACATTCTTATACACACAGTGTATATCACGATCCTAGTTAGTTGCCTATAATCAAGGCTAACTAGAGCTAAATAAGGAAATAAATCACTAATGAACAATTTACAATGGTTGACCTAATCAATCCGAGACATCCtctttaacactccccctcaagttggagtgtATATTGATAACACCCAACTTGGTAAGTAAGACTTCAAACTGGACTGAACCCAGTGCCTTGGTAAACATGTCAGCTGGCTGGTCCGTTGTTCATACATAGGTTGTTCGTATCATTCTTCCTTGAATCTTTTCACGCACTACATGGCAGTCTATCTCTATGTGCTTTGTTCGTTCATCAAATACCGGGTTTTGAGGAGATGTGCAAAGCCGCTTGGTTGTCACAGAATAGCGTAACAGGTTGTGCATGTTCTACTCGCAAATCTGCCAAGATGTTCTTCAACCATGTGACTTCACAACACGTAGTTGCCATAGAACGATATTCTACTTCTGCACTGGAATGAGACACAATGCTTTGTTTCTTTGTCTTCCAAGAAATTGGCGCTTGACCAAGTAAGATGCAATAACCAGTTATCGATCTTCTGGTGTCCTTACATCGAGCCCAATTAGCATCACAAAATGCTTGTAGTTGTAATGACCCTGTGGAAGGAAGAAATATTCCTTGTCCAGGAGCTTGCTTGATGTACCTTAGAACTTTGTGTGCTGCTTCAAGATGTGGCTGTCGTGGCTTATCCATGAACTGCATAAGTTAGGTCAGGTCTTGTGATGGTCAAATAGATTAATCTGCCCACGAGTCGCCTATATGAAGACGGATCACTTAGTAATTCCCTATCTGCTTGTGTAAGAGATAAATTTTATTCCAAAGGAACCCGAGAGGGTTTGGCACTAAGAAACCCCGTATCTTCTAATATTTCCAACGCATATTTGCGTTGACATAGAGTGATTCCCTTCTTTGATCTTGCAACTTCTATCCCCAAGAAGTATTTAAGCTGCCCCAAGTCCTTTAGTTTGAATCGTGAGGAAATGAATTGCTTGGTGTCTTCTATCTCTTGCAAATTATTCCCTGCAAGTATCACgtcatcaacataaaccaaCAAGGCTATGAAGCTACCTTGACGGCTTCAGACGAATAACGAGTAGTCAGACCGTGATTGATGGAATCCAGCAGCCTTGAGAGCAGTGGAGAGCTTGATGAACCATTGCCTCGAGGCGTGCTTTAAGCCATAAATggatttatttaatttgcatACACGAGTCTCCCCCTTTCATCCAAATCCAGGCAGCAAGGACATATAGACATCTTCATATAAATCACCATGCAAGAACACATTATTCACGTCAAGTTGGTGCAAGTGCCACCCTTGTATCGAAGCTATGCTGAGAAGAACACGAACCGTGGTTAGTTTGGCAACCGGGGCAAAAGTTTCCCGATAATCAACATCCTCGATTTGACTGTATCATTTCGCAACAAGGCGTGCCTTGTACCGCTCGAGACTGCCATCAGGTTTGAGCTTGACTTTATAGACCCATTTGCAGCCAATAGGATGTTTGTGAAGTGGCAAATGCATGAAAGTCTAAGTGTGGTTGGCTTGAAGAGCAGCAATTTCATGCTGCATGGCTTCACGCCACATAGGATCCTGAACAGCCTGTTGAAAACTAGTAGGTTCTTTGAGGAGGGTGAGAGCAGTGGTGAAGGCTTTATGGTGAGAGGACAAACAACCATAAGACAAATAATGAGAATTGGAATGAGAAGTACCTGGGGATGTGACCATGCTCGTGGAGGATATGAGAGCCGCACGTGAAGGAATAACTGCCTCAATGTGAAAGTCCTGCAAAAACGTGGATGGTTTGATTGGTCGCGTGCCTCGACGGAGATGAGGGGAGGCATGAGTAGCAGGAGGTGTGTAAGAGGGTGAAGTTTGAGAGTGGAGTAGGGTTGGAGAGGGAGGAATGGTGGTGGTAGTAGGAGATGGTGAAGTAGGCTCTGGTAGGTTAggaggacaaggagaaagagaaggaaatgcctttgaggaAGAATCTGAAAGGGAAAATGGAGGAGAGAGATCAGTGGTCAATGGAAAAATGGAAATGGGTTGTGAAGAGGATGGTGGTGGCACAACGGAAAGTTCATAATTCTGGTAAGGGAATTAATCCTCAAAGAACACAACATCCCGTGAAACAAAGATCTTCTTAAGGTTGAGATCAAAGAGTTGATAACATTTTTTACCATAAGGGTAACCAAGGAAGATACAACGACTTGCACGGGGATCAAATTTGGAAGGTCGTTAGGCATGAGTGGAAGCAAAGCACAGACAACCAAAGACACGCAAGTGAGAATAGTTTGGTGTCTTGTGGAACAATTTTTCATACGGTGTTTTCCCTTGAAGGAGAAGGGTTGGTGTcctattgatgagatatgtcgCAGCAAGAATGGCATCTTCCCAGAAACATTTAGGAAGAGAAGCTTGGAAAAGCAACGCTCTAGGCATATTGGGTAAGTGCCGATGTTTGCGTTCAGCAACACCGTTTTGCTGAGGTGTGTTAACACAACTAGATTGATGGATGATGCCTTTGGAGGCGTAAAAACTTGCAAGTTTAAATTCATGACCATTATCACTTCGCACGATTTTGACTTTAGCATTGAATTGAGTTTCGACCATATGAATGAATTGGATTAAGAGGGTTCGTGTATCTGACTTATGCTTCATTAAATAAACCCATGTGCTCCTACTATGGTCATCTACTATAGTAAGAAAGTATTTGGCTCCTGAAAGAGACGCAACTTGGTAACCACCCCAAATATCAATATGTATTAACTCAAAACAAGATTGACTATAAATGGAGCTTAATGAGAAAGGTAATCTGGTTTGTTTGGCTAATGGACAAATCAAACAGTTATTGGAAGCACAAGGTTTATTAGTGAAAAAGGGAAATAGCGAAGAAGCTGTGGGAGAGGGATGTCCGAGACGTTGATGCCAACAGTGTGGAGAAGCAACTTGAACGTGATTGCATGTTCCTTTCTTAGGTGGATCAAGGTAGTATAGCCCCTTCCGTTCACTGCCCGTCCCAATCATCTTCCCCGAGCGTAGGTCCTGTATGATACAAAAATGGTTTAGAAATATGGTGATATAGAATGAGTCATATGCTAACTTGCTTATGGATATTAAGTTAAGCTTAAAAAGAGGTACACATAAGACATTGTCAAGCATGAAGTGGGGTGAGAAAATTATTTGTCCAATGTGGGTAACCTGGGCAAGGGAACCATTTGGTAATTCAACTGTATGGTTTGCAACTTCCCTGGAATGGGTGAGAAGATCAGGACTACAAACAATGTGGTCTGTGGCACCGCTGTCTAAGATCCAGACATTTTGCTTGCCATTATATGTAAAGGAGAAAGCTTTACCTGAAAGTTTTTCTACATGTGAGGAATTGCCGACTTGGTTGGCAAAGGAAGGTTTGTTTTTGTTCAACATGTTGAGAATTTGCTTGGAATTTTCCTGAGAGAAAGGAAAGCTAGACATCACCTCCTTTTTGTCATGAGATGTAACTTGATTTCCTTTATAAGAGAATGAACGGTTTGACTCAATTTCAGCGGCTGCTTTTCTCTTGCGACAGTAGTCAAATGTGTGACATTTCCAGCCACAAAAAGTGCATTTAAGGTGAGCACGACAGTTCTTTGTAAGATGATTTGTCTTGTTGCACTTTCCACAGCGCGACCCTCCATCGTCTAATTCAGTGTCGTGGCCAACACCCTTCACAGCAAACACAGCTGCTTCTGGTTGGATAATATGTTTCCCATTTGAGACTTCAGCTTGTTTCTCATGTCGAAGAACAAGTGTATAGGCTTTGTTGACAGTAGGCAGTGGTTCTAACAACAAGGTGCTGCTACGAACTGTGGCATACGAATCATTTAAACCCATGAGAAACTTCATCGTTTTATGAGTTTCAACATACGACGTTATCTATCTCTTTGTCTCACAACGACATAAAGGGATTGAAACCAAGACGTCACGTTCATCCCAAAGACTCTTAAGTTTAGTAAAATAAGAGATTACTGTCATACTGTTTTGCACACAGTCATGAATTTCGTTCTCTATATGGAAAAGTTGAACAATGTTCACATGAGAAAATCTCTCTTGCAAGTCAAGCCACATCTGCCGTGCATCTTTGTAGTGTATGACACTTCCCGAGATCTCTTTGGACATGGAGCCAAGCAACCATGTTTTCACCAGGTTGTTGCATCGGTTCCATTGTTGAAATTCTTCAATCTGGTCATTGCTTGGTTTCTCGATCGTCCCATCAACGAGGCCTAACTTGTTTTTGACCATCAAAGCCATGGTCATGGATTGGACCCATATACCATAGTTGTCTTCCACAAGCGGCTGCGGCATAAGCACCGCATTAGGTTGATCCGAGTGATGAAGATAGAGTGGATAATTAGGGTTTTCCCACTTTTGATACAAAGTCATGCCTGAAGAGGTCGACTTTTCTGGTTTGTCGCCCATGGCTATGGTTGCTAGGGTTTGTATTTCTTATTTGATGTGTTTCCCAGTTCTTTCACTCTGGTACCATCTTAAGAAACTAGATATGTTGTAATTGATTTCTTATTATTCACAGAAACAAGATTACATTCTTATACACACAATGTATATCACAATCCTAGTTAGTTGCCTATAATCAAGGCTAACTAGAGCTAAATAAGGAAATAAATCACTAATGAACAATTTACAATGGTTGACCTAATCAATCCGGGATATCCTCTTTAATAGCCTCCAAATTAATATTCACATTACTCTACAGTGCTACTGTTTCTTCCCTTATTTAATTTTCTTCCtctcaaattaaaatttaaaaaataattaaaaaataatttatcagATTAGCTAGCTTCATGCTGACGCTAGGTTATTGTTGGAATTtgatatggtagtttaattcaattaaccacaTCTTCAATCAAAGGAATGATTTATTCATTTAGTAACAAGTGACACTCATAATATGTctaaaaaccttattttaatatggtagtttaattcaattaacaaaattacttcaattaaaataataaattatgtttgacctatagccctttggccatctcggttggagatgattttttgtcacaTGACTATATTTGGCCTATGAGCCTTTGacccctcagttggagatgctAAAAAATATGGTCTGGTATTGTTCATTAGaatattaatttcttagagGGCTATAAgactaaggtcatctccaaccgagggttggCTAGagagctcgttttagccctttggccctccaagatattaatattttaatgaacagtatatGACCATGTTTGCCTCCATCTCTAACcaagggccaaagggtcatagggccaaacataatttattatttaaaaactacaacttaaatataattaaataaggaacaatttttttttttatgttgtgtaatttttatgttggttaatgttatttaatgttgtttcatattgcctaatgttgtttcatgttacttaatttaatttaatgttgtataatgacttcggaagttataggaaaaaatagaatttaaaaaaaatgaaccatatatttatatatttatgccACATTCtaaagggtgcgtttggtacgtgggacaggacgggacggaacgggacgaggcgttccgtcccgcgtttggtacgccaaaaatgggtggaacgcgTTGTTCCATGAGACAAaaattgggtgtttttgcgtcccgcCTGCCCCCCGGAACGGGTTGTTCCACGTATGTGGAACACAAAAATTCCACTGTctaccctccctctctctcccccaaCCTCCCTTTCCCGTACCTTCGTtaccctccctctctcctgtAGCCTCCTCTTCCACCATAAACCCAGCAACCCAAATGCTTCGTTACCCAAACGTAGCTTCGTTACCCAGCAACCCAGATGAATTCGAGCTAAATTTCGAGCTTTCCGGGCTGAGTcggctctctcttcctcttctcttcTATTTCTTTCGCCGGCTCTCGCTCTCTTACGGAACACAGCTGAAAGCAGCAGCTCCACATCCACCTTCCAATGGCTTCCGTCAACCCATGTTGCTCCTCAATGGCTCTTTCCCCTTCTCCGTAAGCccccaccccctctctctctctgggttTAAAATTTGTATTATCCGTTTGTTGATTTGAATAATCACAATGATCTGAAATGTTAATCCTGAAATTGTGAGAGATAAATCGAGGTTTTTCATGTTTTGGAATTGAGGCATtgtgtgtgtaatgtgtgtTTAATGTTAAATCTTCAAATGGAGGAGGTAAATTGATATTACGCTAAACCAGGTAGTGGATGGAAATTGGGAATCCACACTCGCCTCCCTTAGCCTTTTCATATCGTTGGTTTTAAAGTGGGGGAAAATAGTTTGATTTACTGGAATTGAAGAGAAAGATAATGAAATGAAGAGAAAGTATGAGTTTGATTTACTAGGTTTGATTTTTACTGGGAGATCTGAGCatgcgggagagagagagagagtcaa
Above is a window of Malus sylvestris chromosome 15, drMalSylv7.2, whole genome shotgun sequence DNA encoding:
- the LOC126604324 gene encoding replication protein A 32 kDa subunit A-like produces the protein MFSGSQFDATNAFSGGGFMASQSTQFGDSTPSPAKRRETHGLVPVTVKQISEAHQSGDEKSNFVISGADVANVSVVGMVFDKAERNTDVDFTVDDGTGRIKCRRWVNENFDSREMQEIEDGIYVRVNGHLKVFQGVRLIVAFSVRPVKNFDEVAFHFIECIHTHLLTSKLQLQGNAATQAQPMDSSLNTPVRSGSTGYQTAPSNQFSGQVSVDGLKSCDQLVLDYLQQPSSIGKEKGIHRDELSQHLKVPVGKILEAIRSLEEEGLIYSTIDEFHYKSAAYG